Proteins co-encoded in one Gossypium arboreum isolate Shixiya-1 chromosome 11, ASM2569848v2, whole genome shotgun sequence genomic window:
- the LOC108471919 gene encoding protein DELAY OF GERMINATION 1-like, with product MLSPSSWTSTFEAAFLWIGGWRPTMAFHLLYSKSGIQLENQLYHLIHGLGKGDLGDLSPSQLVRIDKLQAKTVKEEKNISEKMAKYEGTLADSCMVKLTHMVSEMMRRGDGYEEGVGVEVEVEVELAMELKKERLKEMLRRADDLRLKTLKALIDIMTPSQGVHYLIAAAELHLRIHEWGKVRDGKRLSSLT from the coding sequence ATGTTATCACCTTCATCCTGGACCAGTACATTCGAAGCTGCTTTCCTTTGGATCGGTGGTTGGCGACCAACAATGGCTTTTCATTTACTTTATTCAAAATCAGGAATTCAATTAGAAAACCAACTTTACCATCTCATCCATGGACTAGGTAAAGGTGATTTAGGTGACTTATCGCCGAGTCAACTCGTGAGAATCGATAAGTTGCAGGCAAAGACTgttaaagaagagaaaaacataaGTGAGAAGATGGCTAAATATGAAGGAACATTGGCTGATTCGTGTATGGTTAAGTTAACTCATATGGTATCTGAAATGATGAGGAGAGGAGATGGATATGAAGAAGGTGTTGGTGTTGAAGTTGAAGTTGAAGTTGaattagctatggaattaaagAAAGAAAGGTTGAAGGAGATGTTGCGAAGAGCTGATGATCTTAGGTTGAAGACATTGAAAGCTTTGATTGACATCATGACACCAAGTCAAGGCGTCCATTATTTGATTGCTGCTGCTGAACTCCATCTTAGGATTCATGAATGGGGTAAAGTGAGAGATGGTAAACGATTATCGAGTTTGACTTGA
- the LOC108470422 gene encoding zinc finger A20 and AN1 domain-containing stress-associated protein 8-like, with amino-acid sequence MESHDETGCQAPEGPILCINNCGFFGSAATMNMCSKCHKAMILKQEQAQLAASSIGSIVNGSSTGNGKEPAVATALDVQSGNADTKMVSTELPIDPSGTTSCGMKMKEGPNRCTKCCKRVGLTGFNCRCGNLFCAAHRYSDKHDCPFDYRAAARDAIAKANPVVRAEKLDKI; translated from the coding sequence ATGGAGTCTCACGATGAGACAGGGTGCCAAGCCCCAGAAGGCCCCATTCTTTGTATCAACAACTGTGGCTTCTTCGGCAGTGCAGCTACCATGAATATGTGCTCCAAGTGTCACAAAGCGATGATCCTGAAGCAGGAACAGGCGCAACTTGCAGCATCATCAATCGGAAGCATCGTGAATGGCAGCTCAACTGGGAACGGTAAGGAACCAGCCGTGGCTACTGCTTTGGATGTACAATCTGGAAACGCCGACACCAAAATGGTCTCAACAGAGCTACCCATTGACCCATCCGGAACGACTTCATGTGGGATGAAAATGAAAGAGGGTCCTAACAGGTGTACCAAATGCTGTAAACGTGTTGGTTTGACAGGATTTAACTGCAGGTGTGGAAACCTCTTCTGTGCAGCTCATCGTTACTCCGACAAACATGACTGCCCTTTCGATTACCGAGCTGCTGCTCGCGATGCTATTGCTAAAGCCAACCCAGTTGTTCGGGCAGAAAAGCTCGATAAAATCTGA
- the LOC108473307 gene encoding arabinogalactan protein 23-like, with translation MDMKKVSTAIIVAAASMSAVMAADAPAASPSAGGSSPSSSPAFAPAAGPDSSVAAATLPVLGSLVGASIVSLFSYILQ, from the coding sequence ATGGACATGAAGAAGGTCTCCACCGCCATCATTGTTGCTGCCGCCTCAATGAGCGCCGTCATGGCCGCAGATGCACCTGCTGCTTCCCCTTCCGCAGGTGGTTCTAGCCCTAGCTCCTCTCCCGCTTTCGCCCCAGCAGCTGGCCCGGATTCCAGCGTCGCTGCCGCCACTTTGCCTGTTCTTGGATCATTGGTTGGGGCTTCCattgtttctttgttttcttaCATTCTCCAGTAA
- the LOC108471920 gene encoding AP2-like ethylene-responsive transcription factor At1g16060, giving the protein MQHLVKIPLTSKQLTIYIGGYDDEESAARAYDIAALKLWGEAAPLNFPISNYEKELEEMKSYSKSEYLHHLRRKSKGFSKGASNYRGVSRNSDFKKWQARIGKGKEMKGIYLGTFDTEEEAARAYDVAAIRLKGANAITNFDIFEYDLMNILQSSKLPIGKGASKLLMKSSMEDVIRKKKNLIGKTSFTCFEDDDRSANPEIAQGFNSFGNDTNIDFNGIQAMETVGFPMDLSGMDNNSQHQNSNFFPVINGCQNPVEFQGNSSGIFNGGISFPGNGDVETDDFQTNFDNFQSLLGLEGQDCFNMNQIEDVVANQDPNNFQTNPIPVNPSSGCYNGDVSWNGVLQDVPNSFEIENNANGGCNGSDKISDNRAAMVENPVQENGVNLCEDSEMDNLSRCFELLNELGPLCL; this is encoded by the exons ATGCAGCATCTTGTGAAGATTCCATTGACTTCGAAGCAATTGACAA TTTACATAG GTGGATATGATGATGAAGAATCTGCAGCAAGGGCATATGATATAGCTGCTCTGAAATTATGGGGTGAAGCTGCACCATTAAATTTCCCA ATAAGTAACTATGAGAAGGAATTGGAAGAAATGAAATCTTATTCAAAAAGTGAGTATCTTCACCACTTAAGAAG aaaaagtaAAGGCTTTTCAAAGGGTGCTTCAAACTATCGTGGAGTCTCTAg GAATTCGGATTTCAAGAAATGGCAAGCAAGAATTGGAAAAGGGAAAGAGATGAAAGGAATTTACTTAGGAACATTTG ATACTGAAGAGGAAGCAGCAAGGGCTTATGATGTAGCAGCCATTAGGCTGAAAGGTGCAAACGCCATTACCAACTTTGATATCTTTGAATATGATTTGATGAATATTCTTCAAAGCTCAAAGCTACCCATTGGAAAAGGAGCTTCCAAGCTTTTGATGAAGTCTTCAATGGAAGATGtcattagaaagaaaaagaatctCATTGGGAAAACCTCATTTACTTGTTTTGAAGATGATGATCGTTCAGCCAACCCTGAAATTGCTCAAGGATTCAACAGCTTTGGAAATGATACGAACATTGATTTCAATGGGATTCAAGCAATGGAAACTGTTGGATTCCCAATGGACTTATCAGGCATGGATAATAATAGCCAGCATCAAAATTCAAACTTTTTCCCTGTTATTAATGGTtgccaaaacccagttgagttCCAGGGAAATTCTTCTGGGATCTTCAATGGAGGAATATCATTTCCAGGTAATGGGGATGTTGAAACTGATGATTTTCAGACAAATTTTGACAACTTTCAGAGTCTGTTAGGTCTTGAGGGCCAAGATTGTTTTAACATGAACCAGATCGAGGATGTTGTTGCCAACCAAGATCCTAATAATTTTCAGACAAATCCCATACCTGTCAATCCATCGAGTGGATGCTACAATGGAGATGTTTCATGGAATGGGGTTCTCCAGGATGTTCCAAATTCATTTGAGATTGAGAATAATGCTAATGGAGGTTGCAATGGAAGTGATAAAATTTCAGACAATAGAGCAGCCATGGTGGAAAATCCAGTCCAAGAAAATGGGGTGAATTTGTGTGAAGACAGTGAAATGGACAATCTTTCAAGGTGCTTTGAGCTACTTAATGAACTTGGACCATTGTGCTTGTAA
- the LOC128284094 gene encoding arabinogalactan protein 23-like, with the protein MDMKKVSTAIIVAAASMSVVMAAGAPSPAPSAGGSSPSSSPGSAPASGPDSSVAAATLPVLGSLVGASIVSLFSYMLQ; encoded by the coding sequence ATGGACATGAAGAAGGTCTCCACCGCCATCATTGTTGCTGCCGCCTCAATGAGCGTCGTCATGGCTGCCGGTGCACCATCTCCTGCCCCTTCAGCCGGTGGTTCTAGTCCTAGCTCCTCTCCTGGTTCGGCCCCAGCATCAGGACCGGATTCCAGCGTGGCTGCCGCTACCTTGCCTGTTCTTGGATCATTGGTTGGGGCCTCCattgtttctttgttttcttaCATGCTGCAATAA
- the LOC128284093 gene encoding arabinogalactan protein 23-like: MDMKKISTAIIVAAASMSAVMAASAPATSPSAGGTGPGPISSPESGPAPGPDSSVAAATLPVLGSLVGASIVSLFSYILH; encoded by the coding sequence ATGGACATGAAGAAGATCTCCACCGCCATCATTGTTGCCGCTGCCTCAATGAGCGCCGTCATGGCCGCCAGTGCACCAGCTACTTCACCTTCCGCCGGTGGTACTGGGCCTGGGCCTATCTCCTCTCCTGAATCTGGTCCAGCACCTGGACCAGACTCCAGCGTCGCTGCTGCTACCTTGCCTGTTCTTGGATCATTGGTCGGGGCTTCCattgtttctttgttttcttaCATTCTCCACTAA
- the LOC108471918 gene encoding arabinogalactan protein 23-like, giving the protein MDMKKVSTAIIVAAASISTVMAAGAPAPSPSAGGSSPSSSPASAVAPGADSSVAAATLPVLGSLVGASIVSLFSCMLQ; this is encoded by the coding sequence ATGGACATGAAGAAGGTCTCCACCGCCATCATTGTTGCTGCCGCCTCAATAAGCACCGTCATGGCTGCCGGTGCACCTGCTCCTTCCCCTTCAGCCGGTGGTTCTAGTCCTAGCTCCTCTCCTGCTTCCGCCGTAGCACCAGGAGCCGATTCCAGCGTGGCTGCCGCAACCTTGCCTGTTCTTGGATCATTGGTTGGGGCTTCCattgtttctttgttttcttgCATGCTGCAGTAA
- the LOC108471917 gene encoding arabinogalactan protein 23-like, translated as MDMKKVSTAIIVAAASMSAVMAAGAPAPSPSAGGSSPSSSPASATAPGPDSSVAAATLPVLGSLVGASIVSLFSYVLHV; from the coding sequence ATGGACATGAAGAAGGTCTCCACCGCCATCATTGTTGCTGCCGCCTCAATGAGCGCCGTCATGGCTGCCGGTGCACCTGCTCCTTCCCCTTCAGCCGGTGGTTCTAGTCCTAGCTCCTCTCCTGCTTCCGCCACAGCACCAGGACCAGATTCCAGCGTGGCTGCCGCAACCTTGCCTGTTCTTGGATCATTGGTTGGGGCTTCCATTGTTTCCTTGTTTTCTTACGTGCTACATGTATGA